A portion of the Juglans microcarpa x Juglans regia isolate MS1-56 chromosome 1D, Jm3101_v1.0, whole genome shotgun sequence genome contains these proteins:
- the LOC121257615 gene encoding D-3-phosphoglycerate dehydrogenase 2, chloroplastic-like, with protein MASFSSTKLVFSPPFTSSPCSKSSPKSSSLLSFLLHTASTPISLKLSHPLSHSRCSSFVVSNVLKTLTSTETSVLNYPQDLDSGSSNPRPTILVSEKLGEAGLEVLRSFGNVECLYDLSPDDLCSKISSCDALIVRSGTKVTRQVFEAAKGRLKVVGRAGVGIDNVDLQAATEFGCLVVNAPTANTVAAAEHGIALLTAMARNVAQADASVKAGKWQRGKYVGVSVVGKTLAVMGFGKVGSEVARRAKGLGMHVIAHDPYAPADRARALGVELVSFDQAISTADFISLHMPLTPTTSKVFNDETFAKVKKGVRIINVARGGVIDEDALVRALDGGVVAQAALDVFTEEPPPKESKLVQHENVTVTPHLGASTKEAQEGVAIEIAEAVVGALKGELSATAVNAPMVPAEVLSELSPYVVLAEKLGRLAVQLVAGGSGIKNIRVVYRSARDPDDLDTRLLRAMITKGIIEPISSSFVNLVNADFTAKQRGIRISEERISIDSSPEFPVDSIQVQISNVDSKFASAVSDSGDISIEGKVKYGKPHLTCVGSFAVDVSLEGNLILCRQVDQPGMIGRVGNILGEHNVNVSFMSVGRTHRRKKAIMAIGVDEEPNKETLQKIGGVPAIEEFVFLEL; from the exons AtggcttctttttcttctaccaAACTCGTCTTCTCTCCTCCCTTCACCTCCTCTCCTTGTTCGAAATCTTCTCCCAAATCATCCTCTCTTCTCTCGTTCCTCCTTCACACCGCCTCCACGCCCATCTCCTTAAAACTGTCTCATCCTCTGTCCCATTCTCGTTGCAGTTCCTTTGTTGTCAGCAACGTCCTCAAGACGCTAACATCAACCGAAACCTCGGTCCTCAATTACCCACAAGATCTCGACTCTGGAAGCTCAAATCCAAGACCAACAATCTTGGTCTCCGAGAAACTCGGAGAAGCGGGTCTTGAAGTTTTACGTAGTTTTGGCAACGTAGAATGCTTGTACGATCTCTCGCCCGATGATCTTTGCTCCAAGATCTCGTCATGCGACGCGCTGATTGTGAGGAGCGGTACCAAGGTGACCAGGCAGGTGTTCGAGGCGGCGAAAGGGCGGCTGAAGGTGGTGGGGCGTGCCGGTGTGGGCATTGACAACGTGGATCTGCAAGCCGCCACGGAGTTCGGTTGTCTTGTGGTTAATGCGCCGACAGCCAATACGGTGGCCGCAGCCGAGCATGGGATTGCTTTGCTCACTGCTATGGCTAGGAATGTAGCGCAGGCCGATGCATCTGTCAAGGCTG GAAAATGGCAACGTGGCAAGTATGTTGGTGTCTCTGTGGTTGGAAAGACTTTAGCAGTTATGGGTTTTGGGAAAGTTGGTTCTGAAGTTGCGAGGCGTGCCAAAGGCTTGGGAATGCATGTTATTGCGCATGATCCATATGCCCCAGCCGATAGAGCCCGTGCTTTAGGTGTGGAGTTGGTATCTTTTGATCAAGCCATCTCCACAGCGGATTTCATCTCTCTCCACATGCCACTCACTCCTACCACTTCAAAGGTATTCAATGATGAAACATTTGCAAAGGTGAAGAAAGGAGTGCGAATCATCAATGTTGCTAGGGGCGGAGTTATTGATGAAGATGCATTAGTTAGGGCCCTCGATGGTGGCGTTGTTGCTCAG GCTGCACTTGATGTTTTCACAGAGGAGCCTCCACCCAAAGAAAGCAAGTTAGTGCAGCATGAGAATGTCACTGTCACACCTCACCTTGGAGCTAGCACGAAAGAAGCACAG GAAGGCGTGGCTATTGAAATAGCAGAGGCTGTAGTAGGAGCGTTGAAAGGGGAGCTTTCTGCAACTGCTGTCAATGCTCCCATGGTCCCCGCTGAG GTTCTGTCAGAGTTGTCACCTTATGTTGTGCTAGCTGAGAAGCTGGGAAGGCTAGCTGTACAGTTGGTGGCTGGAGGGAGCggcataaaaaatataagggTGGTCTATAGATCTGCCCGTGACCCGGATGACCTGGACACAAGACTCCTCCGGGCTATGATCACAAAAGGCATAATCGAGCCGATATCATCCTCATTTGTTAACCTGGTCAATGCGGATTTTACTGCCAAACAAAGAGGTATTCGCATAAGTGAGGAAAGGATAAGCATTGACTCATCTCCAGAGTTCCCTGTCGACTCGATTCAGGTGCAAATATCCAATGTGGATTCTAAATTTGCAAGTGCTGTTTCAGATAGTGGAGATATAAGCATTGAGGGGAAAGTGAAATATGGAAAACCCCACCTGACATGTGTGGGATCCTTTGCCGTGGATGTGAGCCTGGAGGGAAACCTGATTTTATGCAGGCAGGTGGATCAACCCGGCATGATTGGCCGCGTTGGAAACATACTAGGTGAGCACAATGTGAATGTGAGCTTTATGAGCGTGGGAAGGACTCACCGCAGGAAAAAGGCAATTATGGCTATTGGTGTGGATGAAGAACCAAATAAGGAGACCCTTCAAAAAATAGGAGGGGTGCCTGCAATCGAAGAGTTCGTGTTCCTCGAACTGTAG